From a single Pseudomonas cremoricolorata genomic region:
- a CDS encoding Trm112 family protein: MDTKLLDILACPITKSPLKLSTDKTELISKSAGLAYPIRDGIPVMLESEARTLTDEERLDK, translated from the coding sequence ATGGACACCAAACTGCTCGACATTCTGGCTTGCCCGATCACCAAGAGCCCCCTCAAGCTCAGCACCGACAAGACCGAGCTGATCAGCAAGAGCGCGGGCCTCGCCTACCCGATTCGCGACGGCATTCCGGTGATGCTGGAAAGCGAAGCACGCACCCTGACCGACGAGGAGCGCCTGGACAAATGA
- the rluC gene encoding 23S rRNA pseudouridine(955/2504/2580) synthase RluC yields the protein MTTNTPPTSGVQLIEVPPELAGQRIDNFLITALKGVPKTLVYRILRKGEVRVNKGRIKPEYKLQAGDIVRVPPVRLPERDAPAPVAQGLLQRLEAAIVHEDKALIVMNKPAGIAVHGGSGLSFGVIEALRQLRPDAKELELVHRLDRDTSGLLMIAKKRSMLRHLHAALRGDGVDKRYMALVRGHWPTSKKQINAPLLKSNLRSGERMVEVNDEGKEALTLFRVLRRFGEFATIVEARPITGRTHQIRVHALHAGHMIAGDSKYGDEDFSREIRDLGGKRLFLHAYALTVPLPDGGELKLEAPVDEVWAATVERLSAT from the coding sequence ATGACAACCAATACCCCCCCGACTTCCGGCGTCCAGCTGATTGAAGTTCCGCCGGAGCTTGCCGGCCAGCGCATCGACAATTTCCTCATCACTGCATTGAAGGGCGTGCCCAAGACGCTGGTGTATCGCATCCTGCGCAAAGGTGAAGTGCGCGTCAACAAGGGGCGCATCAAGCCCGAGTACAAGCTGCAGGCCGGTGACATCGTTCGCGTGCCTCCGGTACGCCTGCCCGAGCGCGATGCGCCGGCACCCGTGGCGCAAGGCCTGTTGCAGCGGCTGGAAGCGGCGATCGTGCATGAGGACAAGGCGCTGATCGTCATGAACAAGCCTGCGGGTATCGCCGTGCATGGCGGCAGTGGCCTGAGCTTCGGGGTCATCGAGGCGCTGCGTCAGTTGCGTCCCGATGCCAAGGAGCTGGAGCTGGTGCATCGCCTTGACCGTGACACTTCGGGGCTGCTGATGATCGCCAAGAAACGCAGCATGCTCCGTCATCTGCACGCGGCGTTGCGCGGCGATGGCGTCGACAAGCGCTATATGGCCCTGGTGCGCGGCCACTGGCCAACCTCGAAGAAACAGATCAATGCGCCGTTGCTCAAGAGCAACCTGCGCTCGGGTGAGCGCATGGTCGAGGTCAATGACGAAGGCAAGGAGGCACTGACGCTGTTCCGCGTGCTGCGCCGCTTTGGTGAATTCGCCACTATCGTCGAGGCGCGACCGATCACCGGGCGGACCCATCAGATTCGTGTGCATGCACTGCACGCCGGGCACATGATCGCCGGTGACAGCAAGTACGGCGATGAAGATTTCTCGCGAGAAATCCGCGATCTGGGCGGCAAGCGCCTGTTTCTGCATGCCTATGCGCTGACGGTGCCGTTGCCTGATGGCGGCGAACTGAAGCTGGAAGCACCGGTGGATGAGGTCTGGGCTGCCACGGTGGAGCGATTGAGTGCGACGTGA
- a CDS encoding low molecular weight protein-tyrosine-phosphatase, translating into MRILFVCLGNICRSPTAEGVMRQQLERAGLARRVEVASAGTGDWHVGNAPDSRTSRAALARGYDLSRQRAQQVKAEDFAEYDLILAMDSSNLRDLQALRPANASAELDLFLRRYGVAVEDVPDPYYGGADGFEQVLDLIEAACASLLDEIKGRS; encoded by the coding sequence ATGCGCATTCTGTTCGTCTGCCTGGGCAACATCTGCCGTTCGCCCACCGCCGAAGGCGTCATGCGCCAGCAGCTGGAGCGCGCGGGGTTGGCCAGGCGGGTCGAGGTGGCCTCGGCCGGCACCGGCGACTGGCATGTCGGCAACGCGCCTGACAGTCGCACCAGTCGCGCCGCGCTGGCCCGTGGCTACGACCTGTCGCGCCAGCGCGCGCAGCAGGTCAAGGCAGAGGATTTCGCCGAGTACGATCTGATCCTGGCGATGGATTCGAGCAACCTGCGTGATCTGCAAGCCTTGCGACCGGCCAACGCCAGCGCTGAGCTCGATCTGTTCCTGCGCCGCTATGGCGTCGCAGTCGAGGACGTTCCTGATCCGTACTATGGCGGCGCTGACGGCTTCGAGCAGGTTCTCGATCTGATCGAGGCGGCCTGCGCGAGCCTGCTCGACGAAATCAAGGGGCGGTCATGA
- the kdsB gene encoding 3-deoxy-manno-octulosonate cytidylyltransferase, with product MSLDFTVVIPARLRSTRLPGKPLLLIAGKPMVQHVWEQARKSAAARVVIATDDQGILDACLAFGAEAVMTRVDHESGTDRLAEVAALLGLADDAIVVNVQGDEPLIPPVIIDQVATNLAAHPEAGIATLAEAIDEPHSVFNPNAVKVVSDKNGLALSFSRAPLPWARDAFAKDREHLPEGVPYRRHIGMYAYRVGFLQDFVTWGPCWLEQAESLEQLRALWHGVRIHVADALEAPAVGVDTQEDLERVRRLLEH from the coding sequence ATGAGCCTTGATTTCACTGTCGTCATTCCTGCTCGCCTGCGTTCCACCCGCCTGCCAGGCAAGCCGCTGCTGCTGATCGCCGGCAAGCCCATGGTTCAGCACGTCTGGGAACAGGCGCGCAAAAGCGCGGCGGCACGCGTGGTGATCGCCACCGACGATCAGGGCATCCTCGATGCCTGCCTGGCGTTTGGCGCCGAGGCCGTGATGACCCGCGTCGATCACGAGTCAGGCACCGATCGCCTGGCCGAAGTGGCCGCACTGCTGGGCCTGGCAGATGACGCCATCGTGGTCAACGTGCAAGGCGACGAGCCGCTGATTCCGCCGGTGATCATCGATCAGGTGGCGACCAACCTGGCCGCCCACCCGGAAGCGGGTATCGCCACCCTGGCTGAAGCCATCGATGAGCCGCATAGCGTGTTCAATCCCAATGCGGTCAAAGTCGTCAGCGACAAGAACGGCCTGGCGCTGAGCTTCAGCCGTGCGCCGCTGCCCTGGGCGCGTGATGCGTTCGCCAAAGACCGCGAGCATCTGCCCGAAGGTGTGCCGTATCGCCGCCACATCGGCATGTACGCCTATCGTGTGGGCTTCTTGCAGGACTTCGTGACCTGGGGGCCATGCTGGTTGGAGCAGGCCGAATCCCTGGAGCAACTGCGCGCCTTGTGGCATGGCGTGCGCATCCACGTGGCCGATGCCTTGGAAGCGCCGGCGGTGGGCGTCGATACCCAGGAAGACCTCGAGCGCGTTCGGCGCCTGCTGGAGCACTGA
- the lpxK gene encoding tetraacyldisaccharide 4'-kinase, with protein sequence MAFSDRILHAWYAGHPALALLRPLEALYRRVVNARRDAFVSGARPGYRAPVPVIVVGNITVGGTGKTPMILWLIEHCRRRGLRVGVVSRGYGAKPPSLPWRVEAGQGAEQAGDEPLLIVRRTGAPLVIDPDRSRAVQALLAAQPLDLILCDDGLQHYRLARDLELVLIDAARGLGNGRCLPAGPLREPAERLAEVDAVLCNGASTDSATGFAFQLMPSALVNLRSGERRALDHFPPGQALHAVAGIGNPQRFFNTLQALDWQPLPHPFADHAQFSREALSFSPSLPLVMTEKDAVKCQAFAADDWWYLAVEAQPSAAFTAWFDDQLQRLL encoded by the coding sequence ATGGCCTTCTCCGACCGCATTTTGCACGCCTGGTACGCCGGGCATCCGGCCCTTGCGCTGCTGCGGCCGCTCGAGGCGTTGTATCGCCGTGTGGTCAACGCCAGGCGTGACGCCTTCGTGTCCGGCGCGCGGCCTGGTTACCGTGCCCCGGTGCCAGTGATCGTGGTCGGCAATATCACCGTCGGCGGCACGGGCAAGACGCCGATGATTCTCTGGCTGATCGAACACTGCCGCCGGCGCGGCTTGCGCGTGGGTGTGGTCAGCCGCGGCTATGGCGCCAAGCCGCCGTCCCTGCCTTGGCGGGTGGAGGCCGGGCAGGGTGCCGAGCAGGCGGGCGACGAGCCATTGCTGATCGTGCGTCGCACCGGCGCGCCACTGGTGATCGACCCCGACCGCTCCAGGGCCGTGCAGGCGTTGCTCGCTGCGCAACCGCTCGACCTGATCCTCTGCGACGACGGCCTGCAGCACTACCGCCTGGCGCGGGACCTGGAGCTGGTGCTGATCGATGCCGCGCGGGGCCTGGGCAACGGCCGTTGTCTGCCGGCCGGACCTCTGCGTGAACCAGCCGAGCGTCTGGCCGAAGTCGATGCCGTACTGTGCAACGGCGCCAGCACGGACTCTGCGACCGGTTTCGCCTTCCAGCTCATGCCCAGCGCCCTGGTCAACCTGCGCAGCGGTGAGCGCCGGGCGCTCGATCATTTTCCACCTGGCCAGGCGCTGCACGCCGTGGCGGGTATCGGCAATCCTCAGCGTTTCTTCAATACCTTGCAGGCGCTAGACTGGCAGCCACTGCCGCATCCTTTCGCCGATCATGCCCAGTTCAGCCGCGAGGCGCTCAGTTTCAGCCCCTCGCTGCCGTTGGTCATGACCGAAAAGGATGCGGTCAAATGCCAGGCCTTCGCCGCCGATGACTGGTGGTATCTGGCGGTCGAGGCGCAGCCCAGTGCGGCCTTCACCGCCTGGTTCGATGACCAATTGCAACGCCTGCTGTGA
- a CDS encoding ExbD/TolR family protein, which yields MKFRRNRQRENVDINLASLIDVVFVLLLFFVVTTTFTRENQLRVELPESVSATAAPAGQERLVEITISAEGVYSVNNNLLPKSDLATLTEAVQRASGGDNTLPLLISADGKTPHQAVVTAMDAAGKLGFSQLRMTTVEAAQEAP from the coding sequence GTGAAGTTCCGGCGCAATCGCCAGCGCGAGAATGTCGACATCAACCTGGCCTCGCTGATCGACGTGGTCTTCGTGCTGCTGCTGTTCTTCGTCGTCACCACCACGTTCACCCGCGAGAACCAGCTGCGTGTCGAATTGCCCGAGTCGGTAAGCGCCACTGCGGCGCCGGCGGGGCAGGAGCGTCTGGTGGAAATCACCATCAGCGCCGAGGGTGTGTATTCGGTCAACAACAACCTGCTGCCCAAGAGCGATCTTGCCACCCTGACCGAGGCCGTGCAGCGTGCCTCTGGCGGTGATAACACGTTGCCGCTGCTGATCAGTGCTGACGGCAAGACCCCGCATCAGGCCGTGGTGACTGCGATGGACGCAGCCGGCAAGCTGGGCTTCAGCCAGCTGCGCATGACCACGGTCGAGGCGGCGCAGGAGGCGCCTTGA
- a CDS encoding MotA/TolQ/ExbB proton channel family protein — protein MWELVKSGGWMMLPIILSSIAAMAIVVERLWTLRASRVTPPHLLGQVWMWIKDKQLTSDKLKALRADSPLGEILAAGLANSRHGREIMKECIEEAASRVIHELERYVSTLGTIAAMAPLLGLLGTVLGMIDIFSAFMGSQMTANASVLAGGISKALVTTAAGLMVGIPAVFFHRFLLRRIDELVVGMEQEAIKLVEVLQGDREVEISGAKA, from the coding sequence GTGTGGGAATTGGTCAAGTCGGGCGGTTGGATGATGCTGCCGATCATTCTGAGTTCCATCGCTGCCATGGCGATCGTCGTGGAGCGGTTGTGGACCTTGCGCGCCAGCCGTGTCACGCCCCCCCACCTGCTCGGTCAGGTGTGGATGTGGATCAAGGACAAGCAACTGACCAGCGACAAGCTCAAGGCGCTGCGGGCTGACTCGCCGCTGGGGGAAATTCTCGCGGCGGGGCTGGCCAACTCCCGGCACGGCCGGGAAATCATGAAAGAATGCATCGAGGAAGCGGCGTCGCGGGTGATCCATGAACTGGAGCGCTACGTCAGCACCCTCGGCACCATCGCTGCCATGGCTCCGCTGCTGGGGCTGCTGGGCACGGTGCTGGGCATGATCGACATCTTCAGCGCCTTCATGGGCTCGCAGATGACCGCCAACGCCTCCGTACTCGCCGGCGGTATCTCCAAGGCGCTGGTCACCACCGCCGCAGGCCTGATGGTGGGTATTCCGGCGGTGTTCTTCCACCGTTTCCTGCTGCGCCGCATCGATGAGCTGGTGGTGGGCATGGAGCAGGAAGCGATCAAGCTGGTGGAAGTGCTGCAGGGTGATCGCGAAGTGGAAATCAGCGGAGCCAAAGCGTGA
- the rne gene encoding ribonuclease E, translating into MKRMLINATQPEELRVALVDGQRLYDLDIESGAREQKKANIYKGRITRIEPSLEAAFVDFGSERHGFLPLKEISREYFKKTPEGRVNIKEVLSEGQEVIVQVEKEERGNKGAALTTFISLAGRYLVLMPNNPRAGGISRRIEGEERNELREALNGLTVPADMGLIVRTAGLGRSSEEMQWDLDYLLQLWTAIKEASLDRNAPFLIYQESNVIIRAIRDYLRQDIGEVLIDSIEAQEEALTFIRQVMPQYASKVKLYEDSVPLFNRFQIESQIETAFQRVVELPSGGSIVIDPTEALVSIDINSARATKGSDIEETALQTNLEAAEEIARQLRLRDIGGLIVIDFIDMSPAKNQRAVEERVREALEADRARVQVGRISRFGLLEMSRQRLRPSLGESSGIVCPRCSGTGIIRDVESLSLAILRLIEEEALKDRTAEVRAQVPIPVAAFLLNEKRNSITKIELRTRARIIILPNDHLETPHFEVQRLRDDNPEVLSNQSSYEIATSETEEVQPQAATRTLVRQEAAVKTAPPRTSAPVPSTPEEQPAAPAPVAHVAPEPSLFKGLVKSLVSLFAAKEEPAPAPVASPEKPATNERAQRNEERRNGRQQSRNRGNRRDEERKPREERSERPAREERQPREERASREERAPREERAPREERAARQPREDRRGNREDRPVRELREPLDAAPAAAASREERAPREERAPREERAPRNERAPREERTPREGREERTPREERAPREGRASREERAPREERAPQEAVVAVSEVVPTEVLSTEVVQNDAAQVEVAAVTEAPAKQEERAPREERQQRAQREERQPRAVEQAAEASDEQASTEAADESQADQDNGDDERPRRRSRGQRRRSNRRERQRNANGELIEGEEEGETQAAASSEQPAQQHQASPLGAELAAGLAVTAAVASSQVSADAEAQAQQQAERATETVEQTVEAPQAGEASQQAEAASIAPVVEQVQHEPAAEVVADAVPVVEHAPQRTREAVEAAPAAEGGEIEPAVAAEQPVPATEAVEAVQAQAVSEPAPAVAAEQAVAARESAVAVPAEAVTESAEQAPAAVESVVEQAPAAEPATVMLSNGRAPNDPREVRRRKREAEAAAAAAAAQAQADQSIDADKPHHG; encoded by the coding sequence ATGAAAAGAATGCTGATCAACGCAACTCAACCCGAAGAGTTGCGTGTAGCTCTGGTAGATGGCCAGCGTCTCTACGACCTGGACATCGAGTCCGGCGCCCGCGAGCAGAAAAAGGCCAATATCTACAAAGGCCGTATCACCCGCATCGAGCCCAGCCTCGAAGCCGCCTTCGTCGACTTCGGCTCGGAACGCCACGGCTTCCTGCCCCTCAAGGAAATTTCCCGCGAGTACTTCAAGAAGACCCCCGAAGGCCGCGTCAACATCAAGGAAGTCCTGAGCGAAGGCCAGGAAGTCATCGTTCAGGTCGAGAAAGAAGAACGTGGCAACAAGGGTGCCGCCCTGACCACCTTCATCAGCCTGGCCGGTCGTTACCTGGTGCTGATGCCCAACAACCCACGTGCCGGCGGCATCTCCCGCCGTATCGAAGGCGAAGAGCGCAACGAGCTGCGTGAGGCCCTCAACGGCCTGACCGTTCCCGCCGACATGGGTCTGATCGTGCGCACTGCAGGCCTGGGCCGCAGCAGCGAAGAAATGCAGTGGGACCTCGACTACCTGCTGCAGCTGTGGACCGCCATCAAGGAAGCCTCCCTCGACCGCAACGCGCCGTTCCTGATCTATCAGGAAAGCAACGTGATCATCCGCGCGATCCGTGACTACCTGCGTCAGGACATTGGCGAAGTGCTGATCGACAGCATCGAGGCCCAGGAAGAAGCCCTGACCTTCATCCGTCAGGTCATGCCACAGTACGCCAGCAAGGTGAAGCTGTACGAAGACAGCGTACCGCTGTTCAACCGCTTCCAGATCGAAAGCCAGATCGAGACCGCCTTCCAGCGCGTGGTCGAACTCCCCTCCGGCGGCTCCATCGTCATCGACCCGACCGAAGCCCTGGTGTCCATCGACATCAACTCGGCACGGGCCACCAAAGGCAGCGACATCGAAGAAACCGCGCTGCAGACCAACCTGGAAGCAGCCGAAGAGATCGCCCGTCAGTTGCGCCTGCGTGACATCGGCGGCCTGATCGTCATCGACTTCATCGACATGAGCCCGGCGAAGAATCAACGCGCTGTGGAAGAGCGTGTCCGTGAGGCCCTTGAAGCCGACCGTGCTCGCGTTCAGGTCGGACGCATCTCGCGCTTCGGCCTGCTGGAAATGTCCCGTCAGCGCCTGCGCCCTTCGCTGGGCGAAAGCAGCGGCATCGTCTGCCCACGCTGCTCGGGCACCGGCATCATCCGTGACGTCGAGTCGCTGTCGCTGGCCATTCTGCGCCTGATCGAAGAAGAAGCCCTGAAAGACCGCACCGCCGAAGTACGCGCCCAGGTGCCGATTCCGGTCGCAGCTTTCCTGCTCAACGAAAAGCGCAACTCGATCACCAAGATCGAACTGCGCACCCGAGCCCGCATCATCATCCTGCCGAACGATCACCTGGAAACGCCGCACTTCGAAGTCCAGCGCCTGCGCGATGACAACCCGGAAGTGCTGAGCAACCAGTCCAGTTACGAGATCGCCACCAGCGAGACCGAAGAAGTTCAGCCGCAAGCCGCCACGCGCACCCTGGTGCGGCAGGAAGCTGCGGTCAAGACCGCTCCGCCACGTACCAGTGCGCCGGTACCGAGCACTCCGGAAGAACAGCCAGCCGCCCCCGCCCCTGTGGCCCACGTGGCGCCAGAGCCAAGCCTGTTCAAAGGCCTGGTGAAGTCGCTGGTCAGCCTGTTCGCCGCCAAGGAAGAACCTGCGCCGGCACCGGTCGCCAGCCCGGAAAAACCGGCCACCAACGAGCGTGCACAGCGTAACGAAGAACGTCGCAACGGCCGTCAACAGAGCCGCAATCGCGGCAACCGCCGCGACGAAGAGCGCAAGCCGCGTGAAGAGCGCAGCGAGCGACCCGCCCGTGAAGAGCGCCAGCCACGTGAAGAGCGCGCATCCCGCGAAGAACGTGCACCACGTGAAGAACGCGCACCGCGTGAAGAGCGTGCAGCCCGCCAACCCCGCGAAGATCGCCGTGGCAACCGTGAAGATCGCCCCGTGCGCGAACTGCGCGAGCCACTGGACGCCGCACCTGCCGCCGCAGCCAGCCGCGAAGAGCGTGCGCCACGTGAAGAACGTGCACCTCGCGAAGAGCGTGCACCGCGTAACGAGCGCGCCCCGCGCGAAGAACGCACCCCGCGCGAAGGTCGTGAAGAACGCACTCCTCGCGAAGAGCGTGCACCGCGTGAAGGCCGTGCCAGCCGCGAAGAACGCGCACCTCGCGAAGAGCGTGCACCTCAGGAAGCCGTCGTCGCCGTGAGCGAAGTCGTGCCAACTGAAGTGTTGTCGACTGAAGTCGTACAAAACGACGCTGCCCAGGTCGAAGTAGCAGCCGTCACCGAAGCGCCTGCCAAGCAGGAAGAGCGTGCGCCTCGCGAAGAGCGTCAGCAACGTGCCCAGCGTGAAGAGCGTCAGCCGCGCGCTGTCGAGCAGGCTGCCGAGGCCAGTGACGAGCAAGCCTCTACCGAGGCCGCTGATGAGTCCCAGGCCGATCAGGACAACGGTGACGACGAGCGTCCGCGCCGTCGCTCCCGTGGGCAGCGTCGCCGCAGCAACCGCCGTGAGCGTCAGCGCAATGCCAATGGCGAGCTGATCGAAGGCGAAGAGGAAGGCGAAACCCAAGCAGCAGCCTCTTCCGAGCAGCCGGCGCAGCAGCACCAGGCCTCGCCGCTGGGCGCCGAACTGGCTGCCGGCCTGGCGGTCACCGCGGCGGTCGCCAGCAGCCAGGTCAGCGCCGACGCCGAAGCCCAGGCGCAACAGCAAGCCGAGCGCGCTACCGAAACCGTCGAGCAGACCGTCGAAGCGCCCCAGGCTGGAGAAGCATCCCAACAGGCTGAAGCCGCGTCCATCGCCCCTGTGGTCGAGCAAGTGCAGCACGAGCCGGCAGCCGAGGTTGTCGCCGATGCCGTTCCGGTGGTCGAGCATGCGCCGCAACGCACCCGCGAAGCGGTAGAAGCAGCTCCGGCAGCCGAAGGCGGTGAGATCGAGCCAGCGGTCGCGGCAGAACAGCCAGTCCCAGCTACCGAGGCAGTCGAGGCAGTTCAGGCCCAGGCAGTGAGCGAGCCAGCACCTGCAGTGGCCGCTGAGCAAGCGGTAGCGGCACGCGAGTCGGCGGTCGCAGTCCCTGCCGAGGCAGTCACTGAAAGTGCCGAGCAAGCGCCCGCCGCCGTTGAGTCGGTGGTCGAGCAGGCACCTGCCGCCGAGCCTGCCACAGTGATGCTGTCCAATGGCCGTGCGCCGAACGACCCACGTGAAGTGCGTCGCCGCAAGCGCGAGGCGGAAGCCGCTGCAGCTGCTGCCGCTGCTCAGGCTCAGGCTGACCAATCGATCGATGCAGACAAACCGCATCACGGTTGA
- the murB gene encoding UDP-N-acetylmuramate dehydrogenase, with protein MTAAWQEQASLKALNTFGIDVAARYLVRASSDDGIRQALAAAAQRDLPVLVLGGGSNLLLTRDVDALVLQIASRGRRVLGDVDQRVVVEAEAGEPWHPFVLWSIAQGLCGLENLSLIPGTVGAAPMQNIGAYGVEIKDVFAGLSALDRQTGEVREFSLEECAFAYRDSVFKASPGRWLILRVRFALSRTLDPHLDYGPVRQRLLERGIQQPTAQAISDAICSIRREKLPDPAVLGNAGSFFKNPVVSAECAERLRVAYPGLVAYPQGPAEVKLAAGWLIEQAGWKGYREGDAGVHQQQALVLVNHGHATGAQLHALARKIQADIRARFGVELEMEPNLY; from the coding sequence ATGACTGCGGCCTGGCAGGAGCAAGCGTCGCTCAAGGCGCTCAACACCTTTGGCATCGATGTCGCCGCACGCTATCTGGTGCGCGCCAGTAGCGACGATGGCATTCGCCAGGCCCTGGCGGCAGCAGCGCAGCGCGACCTGCCGGTGCTGGTGCTGGGCGGCGGCAGCAACCTGTTGCTGACCCGTGATGTCGATGCGCTGGTCCTGCAAATCGCCAGCCGCGGCCGGCGTGTGCTGGGTGATGTCGATCAGCGCGTGGTGGTCGAAGCCGAGGCGGGAGAGCCTTGGCATCCTTTCGTGCTGTGGAGCATCGCCCAAGGCCTGTGCGGCCTTGAGAACCTCAGCCTGATACCCGGCACCGTCGGCGCCGCACCGATGCAGAACATCGGCGCCTATGGGGTGGAAATAAAGGATGTGTTCGCCGGACTTAGCGCGCTTGATCGACAGACTGGAGAGGTGCGCGAGTTCAGCCTTGAAGAGTGCGCCTTCGCCTACCGTGACAGTGTGTTCAAGGCCAGTCCCGGTCGCTGGTTGATTCTGCGGGTGCGCTTCGCGCTGAGCCGTACGCTCGATCCGCACCTCGACTACGGGCCAGTGCGCCAGCGGCTGCTTGAGCGCGGTATCCAACAGCCGACGGCCCAGGCCATCAGCGACGCCATCTGCAGCATCCGCCGCGAGAAGCTGCCTGATCCGGCAGTGCTGGGCAACGCTGGCAGCTTCTTCAAGAACCCTGTGGTGTCCGCCGAGTGCGCCGAGCGCTTGCGCGTCGCTTATCCAGGTCTGGTGGCCTATCCGCAGGGCCCTGCAGAGGTCAAGCTCGCCGCTGGTTGGCTGATCGAGCAGGCAGGCTGGAAAGGCTATCGCGAGGGCGATGCCGGTGTTCACCAGCAGCAGGCCTTGGTGCTGGTCAACCATGGTCACGCTACAGGTGCCCAGTTGCATGCCCTGGCCCGCAAGATTCAGGCCGATATCCGTGCTCGCTTTGGCGTCGAGTTGGAGATGGAGCCGAATCTCTACTGA